A genomic stretch from Pyxidicoccus trucidator includes:
- the hutI gene encoding imidazolonepropionase, giving the protein MDALELLVRNTSEVLKVEGTHREKAEHALTPYPGACVGLRSGRVAYVGPESELPDGAVDASTELVDARGGFVGPAFVDPHTHLVFAGERSAEFDLRNQGATYLEIAKAGGGIVSTVRATRAASEDELVKLALPRLQRLLAHGVTVAEVKSGYGLDLENELKMLRVVRRLNGLTPVELVPTLLCAHAVPEEYRGRREDYVRLCINEILPAVAQEGLARFCDVFVEESAFTVDEARRILTTARALGMIPRLHADQLTACGASELAAELGAATADHLEQLTESGLRALAEANVTAVLVPTSTLFLRMRPYAPGRRLRDAGINVALGSNVNPGSAMSENLALALGLACLENGLSAAEAYWAATRGAALSLGLQTHGRLSVGDPGDLVVFSCASYRHLPYHLGVGHARVVVKTGRVVVRQEMNSCA; this is encoded by the coding sequence ATGGACGCGCTGGAGCTGCTGGTCCGCAACACCTCCGAAGTGCTCAAGGTGGAGGGCACGCACCGCGAGAAGGCGGAGCACGCCCTCACCCCTTATCCTGGCGCCTGCGTGGGTCTGCGCTCGGGCCGCGTCGCGTATGTGGGGCCGGAGTCGGAGCTGCCCGACGGCGCGGTGGACGCCAGCACCGAGCTGGTGGACGCCCGGGGCGGCTTCGTGGGCCCTGCCTTCGTGGACCCGCACACGCACCTCGTCTTCGCGGGGGAGCGCTCCGCGGAGTTTGATTTGCGCAACCAGGGCGCCACGTACCTGGAAATCGCCAAGGCGGGCGGCGGCATCGTCAGCACGGTGCGGGCCACGCGCGCCGCCAGCGAGGACGAGCTGGTGAAGCTCGCCCTGCCCCGCCTCCAGCGTCTGCTGGCGCATGGCGTGACGGTGGCGGAGGTGAAGAGCGGCTACGGGCTCGACTTGGAGAACGAGCTGAAGATGCTGCGCGTGGTGCGCCGGCTGAACGGGCTGACGCCGGTGGAGCTGGTGCCCACGCTGCTGTGCGCGCACGCGGTGCCCGAGGAGTACCGGGGGCGGCGCGAGGACTACGTGCGGCTGTGCATCAACGAAATCCTCCCCGCCGTGGCGCAGGAGGGCCTGGCGCGCTTCTGCGACGTCTTCGTGGAGGAGAGCGCCTTCACCGTGGACGAGGCCCGCCGCATCCTCACCACCGCCCGCGCCCTGGGAATGATTCCCCGGCTGCACGCGGACCAGCTCACCGCCTGCGGCGCCTCGGAGCTCGCGGCGGAACTTGGAGCCGCAACGGCCGACCACCTGGAGCAGCTGACGGAGTCGGGCCTGCGTGCGCTGGCCGAGGCGAACGTCACCGCCGTACTCGTGCCCACCTCCACACTGTTCCTGCGCATGCGTCCCTATGCCCCCGGGCGCAGGTTGCGTGATGCGGGCATCAACGTTGCTTTGGGTTCAAACGTGAATCCTGGCTCGGCCATGAGTGAAAACCTGGCCTTGGCGCTGGGGCTGGCGTGTCTGGAGAACGGGCTCAGCGCGGCCGAAGCCTACTGGGCCGCTACCCGAGGCGCCGCGCTCTCGTTGGGGCTGCAAACACATGGGCGCCTGTCCGTGGGAGACCCGGGCGACCTGGTGGTCTTCAGCTGTGCTTCGTACCGGCATCTGCCCTACCATCTAGGAGTAGGTCACGCGCGGGTGGTGGTGAAGACCGGACGTGTCGTCGTCCGGCAGGAGATGAATTCCTGCGCGTGA